The Vigna unguiculata cultivar IT97K-499-35 chromosome 1, ASM411807v1, whole genome shotgun sequence nucleotide sequence AATAGTGGATGGCCTAGATTTAGATCCAAGTATATGACTACTGATGAAATTGAGAATATTCTTAGAATGCAACTTGCAGCAACACATAGCAATGATCCATATGTTGATGATTATTATCACCAAGGCTGTCTTGCAAAAAAGTCTTCTGGTGCTAAATTGAGGCACCACTTTAGTCCAGCTCAAATAAGGGAACTTCCTCTACGACCCTCTTCTAATACTGAACCACATGCTTTTCTTCAGGTTGATGCTCTAGGGAGGGTTCCATTCTCATCGATTCGTAGGCCCCGTCCTCTACTGGAAGTTGATCCTCCAAATTCCTCTAATGTAGGTAGTCCTGAGCAAAGCATTTCAGAGAAACCCCTTGAACAGGAACCAATGCTTGCAGCTAGGGTTACAATTGAAGATGGTATTTATCTTCTTCTTGATGTAGATGATATTGATCGTTTCCTACAGTTTAATCAGCTCCAAGATGGCGGTCTTCAGTTAAAACGGAAACGGCAGGGTCTTTTGGAAGGACTTGCTACCTCTCTTCAGTTAGTTGATCCACTGGGAAAGAATGGACGTACAGTTACACTTGCTGCAAAAGATGACTTTGTTTTTCTAAGGATAGTTTCTCTACCCAAGGGTAGAAAGCTTCTTGCTAGGTACCTTCAACTGCTTTTTCCTGGTGGTGATCTAATGCGGGTAGCCTGCATGGCTATCTTTCGGCACTTAAGGTTTTTATTTGGTAATCTCCCCTCTGATCCAGCTTCAGCAGACACTATTAATAACCTTGCAAAGGTTGTTTCAAGATGCATCCGTGAAATGGATCTTAGTGCAATTAGTGCTTGTCTAGCAGCTGCTGTTTGTACTTCTGATCCACCTCCCCTACGTCCCCTTGGAAGTTCAGCTGGAGACGGGGCTTCCCTTATTCTAGTATCCGTGCTTGAAAGGGCAACTGAACTTCTAACTGATCCTCATGCTGCTAGCAATTATAATATTGCAAACCGTTCACTTTGGCAGGCTACATTTGATGAATTCTTTGTCCTTCTGACCAAGTATTGTGTGAGTAAATATGATGGTGTAATGCAATCATTCCTTATACAAGGGACACCAAATATGGCTGCCATTGGTGCAGATGCTGCTAAAGCTATTAGCAAGGAAATGCCAGTTGAGCTCTTACGTGCAAGTTTACCTCACACCGATGATCACcagaaaaaattattacttgaTTTTGCTCAGCGCTCTATACCTGTT carries:
- the LOC114193179 gene encoding protein PAT1 homolog isoform X2; amino-acid sequence: MSSQPHSSLSQLHEPKALYRTSSYPEQPRQQQHHQLQPGETAPNWFDQHMYGSETTHDGKRWSSQPHSTIAHLQETRPLHRTPLYPDKQQEFPHFSSEPILVPNSSFTSYPPPSGRSQQASPSHNTGHLNIPYHAMGAQMALSPQNRTHFSNPALQMSGTNHGPPFGGNMRQFPSGSPLNQIMQNQLVSQAGLYPGDHPNISSGLPMINKYDQMLGLMELRDQMPKSAQIGRPNLRFTPQGFDTSGHRSNSGWPRFRSKYMTTDEIENILRMQLAATHSNDPYVDDYYHQGCLAKKSSGAKLRHHFSPAQIRELPLRPSSNTEPHAFLQVDALGRVPFSSIRRPRPLLEVDPPNSSNVGSPEQSISEKPLEQEPMLAARVTIEDGIYLLLDVDDIDRFLQFNQLQDGGLQLKRKRQGLLEGLATSLQLVDPLGKNGRTVTLAAKDDFVFLRIVSLPKGRKLLARYLQLLFPGGDLMRVACMAIFRHLRFLFGNLPSDPASADTINNLAKVVSRCIREMDLSAISACLAAAVCTSDPPPLRPLGSSAGDGASLILVSVLERATELLTDPHAASNYNIANRSLWQATFDEFFVLLTKYCVSKYDGVMQSFLIQGTPNMAAIGADAAKAISKEMPVELLRASLPHTDDHQKKLLLDFAQRSIPVVGFNGNSGGHGHHVNSESVLS